The nucleotide sequence CCTTCTGTACTCCATCTACCATTGCCTGGAAAAGCTCGGCGATGTCGGCGATTTCGAGACTCTCCTTTCCCTTAGATACTCTGGAAGCGCTCAGAAAGGCATTGCCCCAGATTGGTCCGGAAGCTCCGCCGCATTTTTCCATTATTATCATGCTGCAGTCTCTCAAGAAGGTACCGACATTGCTCTTTTCGAGATCCTTCCATTTTGACTTAACTTCAGAGAAGCCTTTCGCCAAAGAAGTTCCGAAGTCACCGTCTCCGGCAACTGAATCGAGATCACAGAAGTACTGCTCGTTTTCCAGTATAGACTCGACAGCGATCCCAACTATTTCTATAAATTCATCCTTCGAGATTACAGTCATGTTCAAGCCTCCATTTCCTTCCAGGCAGCAGTTTCACAGGGCGCAGAGAGAAGTCTCTTCATCTGTTCGTCAAGCTTAAGAACTGAGATTGAAGCACCCTCCATATCTATGGACGTCATATAACTTCCAACCAGAGTCTTCGCCACGGTTATTCCCTTATCCTTAAGAATCGAGGCTACCTCGTTGTTAATTATGAAAAGCTCTTGAAGCGGAGTTCCACCGAATCCATTTATCAGTACGGCAACCTCTTCTTCCTTTGACACGGATATTTCGCCAAGTATTTTTTCAATGATTAGCTCGGCAGTTTCTTTAGCTGATAGCAATCGGTCTCTAAATATTCCTGCTTCTCC is from Mesotoga infera and encodes:
- the dhaL gene encoding dihydroxyacetone kinase subunit L — protein: MTVISKDEFIEIVGIAVESILENEQYFCDLDSVAGDGDFGTSLAKGFSEVKSKWKDLEKSNVGTFLRDCSMIIMEKCGGASGPIWGNAFLSASRVSKGKESLEIADIAELFQAMVDGVQKVGKAELGDKTLLDSLIPFKDSLKESAKLNESIEEAFEKAVTRAEEGAESTKTIVATKGRARYLGDRSIGAYDAGARAVAVILSDIQKSFFEKAK